From one Lolium rigidum isolate FL_2022 chromosome 4, APGP_CSIRO_Lrig_0.1, whole genome shotgun sequence genomic stretch:
- the LOC124646653 gene encoding putrescine hydroxycinnamoyltransferase 1-like, giving the protein MDRIGEVVVAESCLVTPSTETPRRALWLSPLDLFYANRGHIPLVSFYRPSSSGATDFFDVTRLKTALSKALVPFYPLAGRLDVGQDSRLQINCDGQGALFLVAHTSSLTVEDLSDFKPSPELRRLLVPHLNSAEAAPIICAIQVTFFRCGGVAIGAALHHLAVDGNAASYFFRAWTAFCRDGERAVVELPCHDRALLSAREPPVVRPDALSILCPSLNLSEASGPVATEVFLLGKDHVSALKRICGGATTFCAVSAHMWRCMCLARRLLPGATTRLVFPANVRRSLNPPLPDRYFGNAVIILATAGKTQDIIAPGGLASVAGRIRGLIGRMDDEVVRSAVDQLELAKIDGRPARGSLPATDLRVISWLGMPLYDMDFRWGKPVAALRAESNYGGFVHLMDASPQDGGGVRVILCAEAAILSDFKRLLYANMQHSVL; this is encoded by the exons ATGGATCGAATAGGTGAAGTGGTGGTGGCAGAGTCCTGCCTCGTGACGCCGAGTACGGAGACGCCGAGGAGAGCCCTATGGCTCTCCCCGCTCGACCTCTTCTACGCCAACAGAGGCCACATCCCGCTCGTCTCTTTCTACCGTCCTTCCTCCAGCGGCGCCACCGACTTCTTCGACGTGACTAGGCTCAAGACGGCGCTAAGCAAGGCCCTCGTCCCCTTTTACCCTCTTGCCGGCCGGCTCGACGTCGGCCAAGACAGCAGGCTGCAGATCAACTGCGATGGCCAGGGCGCGCTCTTTCTCGTGGCCCATACCTCTAGTCTCACCGTCGAAGACTTGAGTGACTTTAAGCCGTCGCCGGAGCTAAGAAGGCTGCTCGTTCCCCACCTCAACTCAGCCGAGGCGGCACCTATCATCTGCGCCATCCAG GTTACCTTTTTCAGGTGCGGTGGGGTTGCCATAGGGGCGGCGCTGCACCATCTCGCCGTGGACGGCAACGCTGCGTCTTACTTCTTTCGGGCATGGACTGCCTTCTGCAGGGACGGCGAGAGAGCCGTGGTGGAACTGCCCTGCCACGACCGGGCCCTGCTGTCCGCGCGTGAACCGCCGGTCGTCCGTCCCGACGCCCTCTCCATTCTCTGCCCATCGCTAAACTTATCTGAGGCGTCGGGCCCCGTCGCCACCGAGGTTTTCCTCCTCGGGAAGGACCACGTCTCCGCTCTCAAGCGCATCTGCGGTGGCGCGACCACCTTCTGCGCCGTGAGCGCGCACATGTGGCGGTGCATGTGCTTGGCCCGACGGCTGCTGCCGGGCGCCACCACGCGGCTCGTGTTCCCGGCCAACGTCCGGCGCAGCCTCAACCCGCCGCTCCCGGACCGCTACTTCGGCAACGCCGTCATCATCCTGGCCACCGCAGGCAAGACACAAGATATCATCGCCCCGGGCGGCCTGGCCTCCGTCGCGGGAAGGATCAGAGGCCTCATTGGCAGGATGGACGACGAGGTGGTGCGCTCGGCGGTCGACCAACTCGAGCTGGCCAAGATCGACGGACGGCCTGCTCGGGGAAGCCTGCCGGCAACGGACCTGAGGGTGATCAGCTGGCTGGGCATGCCGCTCTACGACATGGACTTCCGTTGGGGGAAGCCGGTGGCGGCGCTGCGTGCTGAATCAAACTACGGAGGCTTCGTGCACCTGATGGACGCTTCTCCACaagacggcggcggcgtgcgcgTTATCTTGTGTGCAGAGGCCGCAATTCTCAGTGACTTTAAGCGGTTGTTGTACGCCAACATGCAGCACTCCGTGCTCTAG